The following coding sequences lie in one Myxococcales bacterium genomic window:
- a CDS encoding TonB-dependent receptor, which yields MRDCLVASTIFLCLLTPRVALADDTNTEPGEELEYGATAEVEAIPSDPVRHRVAAEDLRRVAGARGDALRAVEILPGVARSSSFEGGAPVLRGAGQHESVVFLDGAPVPLLYHFASATSFFPSRLLEHVDLIPSNFSVRYGRLVGGVIEARTRAPATDRVHALLELSLLDSAALVEAPLGNDASVAVGARRSNIDFFFRELVPEGAYSVVAAPIYYDYQAIGRLRLGAEHRLRLMAYGSRDGIQLLFSKPVLEDPGLRGEIEGVLAFHRVNATLESSPSSEWSQRISLTLGTLTRAQRVGPLRQNLESLQLLGRVDQKLVLDRSAELAFGIDAELELADGRYRGPRPPSPEGDPSANEGLALSDSLSIRDEVELVQPAIWLELTLRPDRRVTLVPGARIDWYGNLGRGSMDPRLSSRLALGETTTLKGGVGLFTQPAVWYYALPKLGNPALEPYHALHTSVGVEQALGHGVKLDVAGYYKYIYDDIVGTPGDAAPHFENTGSGRIFGGELSLELRPSPRTFVYAAYSLTRSERRGQATRWRLFDHDQTHVLSAVASEQLGSGWSVGGRFRWVSGDPATPVVDASYDARVGQYRPVYGPLNSERRPAFHQLDLRVEKEWRVAPVTLAAYVELLNAYNAKNEESTRYSYDYSRHEAVNGLPILPNIGLRGEL from the coding sequence GTGCGCGATTGTCTCGTGGCATCGACTATCTTTTTGTGCCTGCTCACACCTCGAGTCGCGCTGGCCGACGACACGAACACCGAGCCGGGCGAGGAGCTCGAATACGGAGCCACGGCCGAGGTTGAAGCGATCCCCAGCGATCCAGTGCGGCACCGCGTGGCTGCAGAAGATCTGCGTCGGGTCGCCGGCGCTCGCGGGGACGCGCTGCGCGCGGTCGAGATCCTACCCGGTGTTGCGCGAAGCTCGAGCTTCGAGGGCGGCGCGCCAGTTCTGCGCGGCGCGGGCCAGCACGAGAGCGTAGTGTTTCTCGACGGCGCGCCCGTCCCGTTGCTCTACCATTTCGCGAGCGCTACCAGTTTTTTCCCGTCGCGGCTGCTCGAGCACGTCGACCTCATACCCAGCAATTTCTCGGTGCGCTACGGGCGTCTGGTCGGAGGGGTCATCGAAGCGCGGACCCGCGCGCCCGCCACGGACCGGGTGCACGCGCTGCTCGAGCTCTCGCTGCTCGACAGCGCCGCGCTCGTCGAGGCACCGCTCGGCAACGACGCGAGCGTCGCCGTCGGAGCGCGCCGCAGCAACATCGATTTCTTCTTCCGAGAGTTGGTCCCTGAAGGGGCCTACTCCGTGGTGGCTGCTCCGATCTATTACGACTACCAGGCCATCGGTCGGCTGCGCCTGGGCGCCGAGCACCGCCTGAGGCTGATGGCGTACGGGAGCCGGGACGGCATTCAGCTCTTGTTCTCGAAGCCGGTGCTCGAAGACCCGGGATTGCGCGGAGAGATCGAGGGGGTTCTGGCGTTCCATCGGGTCAACGCCACGCTCGAGAGCAGCCCGTCGAGTGAGTGGTCACAGCGCATCTCACTCACCTTGGGCACGCTCACCCGCGCCCAACGGGTCGGTCCCCTGAGACAGAACCTCGAGTCGCTGCAGTTGCTCGGGCGCGTCGACCAGAAGCTCGTGCTCGACCGGAGCGCGGAGCTCGCGTTTGGGATCGACGCCGAGCTCGAGCTGGCGGACGGACGTTACCGCGGCCCGCGCCCGCCCTCGCCAGAGGGCGACCCAAGCGCAAACGAAGGCCTGGCGCTCAGCGACTCCCTCAGCATTCGCGACGAGGTAGAGCTCGTACAGCCGGCAATCTGGCTCGAGCTCACGCTGCGGCCCGACCGGCGTGTGACGCTGGTCCCTGGGGCGCGCATCGACTGGTATGGAAACCTGGGGCGCGGTTCGATGGACCCGCGGCTGTCGTCACGTCTCGCGCTGGGCGAGACGACGACACTGAAAGGCGGAGTCGGACTCTTCACCCAGCCGGCGGTCTGGTATTACGCGCTGCCGAAGCTCGGCAATCCCGCGCTCGAGCCCTACCACGCGCTCCACACCAGTGTCGGTGTAGAGCAGGCCCTCGGGCACGGCGTGAAGCTCGATGTCGCGGGTTACTACAAGTACATCTACGACGACATCGTTGGCACGCCCGGCGACGCAGCGCCTCATTTCGAGAACACCGGGAGCGGACGCATCTTCGGCGGGGAGCTGTCGCTCGAGCTCCGGCCGTCGCCCCGAACCTTCGTATACGCCGCCTACTCACTCACACGCAGCGAGCGCCGCGGGCAAGCTACCCGCTGGCGACTGTTCGATCACGACCAGACCCACGTGCTGTCCGCCGTTGCGAGCGAGCAACTCGGTTCGGGCTGGTCAGTCGGCGGCCGCTTCCGCTGGGTGAGCGGCGACCCGGCGACTCCGGTGGTGGACGCCAGCTATGACGCGCGCGTCGGTCAGTATCGACCCGTATACGGCCCACTGAACAGCGAACGCAGACCCGCATTCCATCAGCTCGATCTGCGCGTGGAGAAGGAGTGGCGGGTCGCTCCCGTCACGCTCGCTGCTTACGTGGAGCTGCTCAACGCCTACAACGCCAAGAACGAGGAGAGCACTCGCTACAGCTACGACTACTCACGTCACGAAGCGGTGAATGGGTTGCCGATCCTGCCGAACATCGGCCTGCGAGGTGAGCTGTGA
- a CDS encoding biopolymer transporter ExbD, whose protein sequence is MAAVEDTHDDMITGINVTPLVDVVLVLLVILMVTASYLVARTIPVDLPKAETGEASTSPLSITLDARGTLYLDGRAITRPEMRRSLRERRRLTPDLRAVVAADGSLAHRTVVGVIDLLRSEGITQFAINVDPGDLTDVR, encoded by the coding sequence GTGGCCGCCGTCGAAGACACACACGACGACATGATCACCGGGATCAACGTCACGCCGCTGGTGGACGTGGTCTTGGTGCTCCTGGTCATCTTGATGGTGACGGCCTCGTACCTGGTGGCGCGCACCATTCCCGTGGACTTGCCCAAGGCGGAGACCGGCGAGGCAAGCACGAGCCCGCTCTCGATCACGCTCGATGCGCGAGGGACGCTCTACCTCGACGGCCGCGCGATCACACGGCCCGAGATGCGCCGGAGCCTCCGGGAGCGACGCCGACTGACACCCGATCTGCGTGCAGTCGTCGCCGCGGATGGTTCGCTCGCCCACCGCACGGTGGTCGGAGTGATCGATCTGCTGCGGAGCGAGGGGATCACTCAGTTCGCGATCAACGTCGATCCCGGTGACCTCACCGATGTTCGCTGA
- a CDS encoding RNA polymerase sigma factor: MTLSNLDLSLSYSAVGEEKDAELLERLARGEPSAIGQLYDEHHEAVRAFATRLVGEPASAEDLVHEVFVCLPRAICSFRRESSLRTFLISIAVNHARHFVRSAARRRAALERLAVEPRPSSPDPERELRRRELAAALTRALDTLPLDQRVAFVLCDVEERSSGQVARIVGVPEGTVRTRLFHARKKLRALLEREGVR, encoded by the coding sequence ATGACGCTGTCGAACCTCGACCTCTCACTCTCCTACTCGGCGGTCGGAGAGGAAAAGGACGCGGAGCTGCTCGAGCGGCTCGCGCGCGGGGAGCCGTCCGCCATCGGCCAGCTGTACGACGAGCACCACGAGGCCGTGCGCGCGTTCGCAACACGCCTCGTCGGCGAGCCCGCGAGTGCCGAGGATCTGGTCCACGAGGTCTTTGTCTGCTTGCCCCGCGCGATTTGCAGCTTTCGTCGCGAGTCGTCACTTCGCACCTTTCTGATCTCCATCGCCGTCAACCACGCGCGACATTTCGTGCGCTCGGCGGCGCGCAGGCGGGCAGCACTCGAGAGACTCGCGGTCGAGCCTCGGCCATCGAGCCCGGATCCCGAGCGCGAGCTCCGGCGCCGCGAGCTGGCCGCCGCGCTCACTCGTGCATTGGACACACTGCCGCTGGACCAGCGCGTGGCATTCGTATTGTGCGACGTCGAGGAGCGATCGTCGGGCCAGGTCGCGCGCATCGTCGGAGTGCCAGAGGGCACGGTGCGCACCCGCCTCTTCCATGCTCGCAAGAAGTTACGTGCCTTGCTCGAGAGAGAGGGGGTCCGATGA
- the pheA gene encoding prephenate dehydratase encodes MRLAHLGPAGTFGESAAVAWAPNAELLALASHARVADAVQRGEADAGVLAIENSLEGAVNETLDLLIHDTELSIAAEIVVSVEHCLLGQAGAVTTAVNVVYSHPQALAQCRKYLERELPDARLEASLSTVAGVERALGEEGALAIGSARAAERLGAEILARGIQDRGDNVTRFVVVAHADSAPTGRDKTSLAFKTAHDQPGTLVEVLGELSRRDVNLTKIESRPSRDALGVYVFLVDLEGHRLDAAVSAAIAGVRGKTSWLKIFGSYPRG; translated from the coding sequence TTGCGGCTCGCTCACCTCGGTCCGGCCGGCACCTTCGGCGAAAGTGCTGCGGTTGCTTGGGCGCCGAACGCGGAGCTGCTTGCGCTGGCCAGTCACGCACGCGTCGCCGATGCGGTTCAGCGCGGCGAAGCCGACGCCGGCGTGCTGGCGATCGAAAATAGCCTCGAAGGCGCGGTGAACGAGACTCTGGATCTCCTGATCCACGACACCGAGCTGAGCATCGCCGCCGAGATCGTGGTGTCGGTGGAGCACTGTTTGCTCGGCCAAGCCGGCGCCGTCACGACGGCCGTGAACGTCGTGTACTCCCACCCCCAGGCGCTGGCGCAGTGCCGCAAGTACCTGGAGCGCGAGCTACCTGATGCGCGGCTCGAGGCATCGCTGTCGACCGTGGCGGGTGTCGAGCGCGCGCTCGGTGAAGAAGGCGCGCTCGCCATCGGCTCCGCGCGGGCCGCGGAGCGCCTCGGGGCAGAGATCTTGGCGCGGGGCATCCAGGATCGCGGCGACAACGTGACCCGCTTCGTGGTCGTCGCCCATGCGGACAGCGCGCCGACGGGCCGCGACAAAACCTCGCTGGCGTTCAAGACCGCCCACGATCAGCCCGGGACGCTGGTCGAGGTGCTCGGTGAGCTCTCTCGTCGCGACGTGAACCTGACGAAGATCGAGTCGAGACCGTCGCGAGACGCACTCGGCGTCTACGTATTTTTGGTCGACCTCGAAGGGCACCGCCTCGACGCGGCAGTGTCCGCGGCCATCGCAGGCGTCCGCGGCAAGACCAGCTGGCTCAAGATCTTCGGCTCGTACCCGCGCGGCTAG
- a CDS encoding TonB family protein: MFAELVRGRFTAAALLGSALLHVGAMRLMPEPLDTQTSSTAHVQFVTLPRAPRPPDTEPITQEVPKPKPPKPVHRARTDPQPNKTASEPESSPARELSGTTLTSEGPGSTFAAPAGDGSSTGDPRPDALPRAAPTQPAVKPLAPRPAPLPPAPVALKDLARRPGPPALAASLAREYPEDARRRGVSGQAVVRARVDADGRVRVAVVASETESGFGAACRRTLIGSRWSPPISQSGLPVATWVRYTCRFRVGNLNAAAFSGNRAPMKTLATILVALPCWLAAPAFAEEKAPTIAEERRALVVSVDVGTSGLSPEEVRAAVAKELGVQALSEGDASGSLSVRVLGARVRVTFTRGDGERIEREVELPRETASRVEVIALLAGNLARDEAAALLAELKRSQAQTQATPATDETSAPKLPLAAAPPPRPTAAAPSATADTTAAAPTAAHHRPPLAANLSLFHPLSIVADSERYTLDLELGLAYGRIGALSGFGLNVGHLRVDGVAEGVGVAGLWSRIDGDAVGAFGSGILSQGGGALRGAELSGIAALRRGDVDGFQGAGVVGKAARVRGAQVGGAVSWAEGPVKGAQLAGGLSFARGDIDGGQLALVNIGGNVRGAQVGLVNIGGDVRGSQLGVVNISDRVDGVPLGVVNVVKNGRTQAVAWADTLVVANAAVKYLNGPIFTLVGAGHDGGDGVAAAFALGGHVRITQGSYVELDALYRYLTDFDDTDADPDRHLSAARVVIGAEGLGPAGAFVGGGVSHDVDSHGRNQQVRAYGVAGVSLF, encoded by the coding sequence ATGTTCGCTGAGCTCGTCCGCGGCCGCTTTACGGCCGCTGCGCTCCTCGGCAGTGCGCTGCTCCACGTTGGCGCGATGCGGCTCATGCCCGAACCACTGGACACTCAAACCAGCTCGACCGCTCACGTTCAGTTCGTCACGTTACCTCGAGCGCCGCGCCCGCCCGACACGGAACCGATCACACAAGAGGTGCCGAAACCCAAACCGCCGAAACCCGTGCACCGTGCTCGAACCGACCCCCAGCCAAACAAAACAGCGAGCGAACCCGAGTCGTCGCCCGCTCGAGAGCTGAGCGGCACGACGCTCACTAGCGAAGGGCCCGGCTCGACGTTCGCGGCACCCGCTGGTGACGGTTCGAGCACGGGTGATCCGCGTCCGGACGCACTGCCGCGCGCGGCACCCACCCAACCCGCAGTGAAACCGCTCGCGCCCCGTCCGGCGCCACTGCCTCCGGCGCCCGTGGCGCTGAAGGATCTCGCGCGAAGACCTGGTCCGCCTGCCCTCGCCGCGAGCTTGGCTCGGGAGTACCCCGAGGATGCGCGGCGACGCGGCGTGAGCGGACAGGCGGTCGTTAGAGCTCGGGTCGATGCTGACGGAAGAGTGCGCGTGGCCGTGGTCGCGTCGGAGACGGAGTCGGGGTTCGGCGCGGCCTGCCGGCGCACCCTGATCGGCTCGCGCTGGTCACCACCCATCAGCCAGAGCGGTCTGCCTGTCGCCACCTGGGTGCGTTATACGTGCCGTTTCCGGGTAGGGAATTTGAACGCCGCGGCGTTCAGCGGGAACCGAGCTCCGATGAAGACACTGGCGACGATCCTGGTCGCGCTGCCCTGCTGGCTCGCTGCGCCGGCGTTTGCCGAAGAAAAAGCCCCTACGATCGCCGAGGAGCGACGAGCTCTGGTCGTGAGCGTCGATGTCGGAACCTCGGGTCTCTCGCCGGAAGAAGTTCGCGCCGCCGTCGCCAAAGAGCTGGGTGTGCAGGCGCTGTCGGAGGGCGACGCATCGGGCTCGCTGTCGGTCCGTGTGCTCGGCGCGCGCGTGAGGGTGACCTTCACGCGCGGAGACGGCGAACGTATCGAACGCGAGGTCGAGCTCCCGCGCGAGACGGCCTCGCGCGTCGAGGTGATCGCGCTGCTCGCGGGGAACCTCGCTCGCGACGAGGCGGCGGCGTTGCTCGCCGAGCTGAAACGATCGCAAGCACAGACACAGGCGACGCCCGCCACGGACGAAACTTCGGCGCCGAAGCTGCCGCTGGCCGCGGCGCCACCCCCAAGGCCGACCGCAGCGGCGCCGAGCGCCACGGCGGACACCACGGCCGCGGCTCCGACCGCCGCCCATCACCGCCCACCGCTGGCCGCGAACCTCTCGCTGTTTCATCCGCTGTCGATCGTCGCTGACAGCGAGCGCTACACGTTGGATCTGGAGCTCGGCCTGGCGTACGGCCGCATCGGCGCGCTCTCCGGCTTCGGGCTGAACGTCGGGCATCTGCGGGTCGACGGCGTGGCCGAGGGTGTCGGCGTGGCCGGCCTCTGGTCTCGGATCGACGGGGATGCAGTCGGGGCCTTTGGCTCCGGGATCTTGTCCCAGGGTGGCGGGGCGCTGCGCGGCGCCGAGCTCAGCGGTATCGCGGCCCTGCGGCGCGGTGACGTGGATGGTTTTCAGGGTGCGGGCGTGGTCGGCAAAGCCGCGCGCGTGCGGGGCGCCCAGGTCGGCGGAGCCGTGAGCTGGGCCGAGGGCCCAGTCAAAGGCGCTCAGCTAGCCGGAGGCCTGAGCTTCGCGCGCGGAGACATCGATGGCGGTCAGCTCGCCCTCGTCAACATCGGTGGCAATGTGCGCGGCGCGCAAGTCGGACTCGTCAACATCGGCGGTGACGTGCGCGGTTCGCAGCTTGGGGTGGTCAACATTTCGGACCGCGTCGACGGTGTTCCACTCGGCGTCGTGAACGTCGTCAAGAACGGGCGGACTCAGGCGGTCGCCTGGGCCGACACGCTGGTGGTCGCAAACGCTGCGGTGAAATACCTCAACGGGCCAATCTTCACGCTGGTCGGTGCGGGGCATGACGGCGGCGACGGTGTGGCGGCCGCGTTCGCGCTCGGTGGCCATGTCCGCATCACGCAGGGCAGCTACGTGGAGCTGGACGCGCTCTATCGTTACCTGACCGACTTCGACGACACGGACGCGGATCCAGATCGCCACCTGAGCGCCGCCCGGGTCGTGATCGGTGCGGAGGGTCTGGGGCCCGCGGGGGCGTTCGTCGGCGGCGGAGTGAGCCACGACGTCGACTCCCACGGGCGGAATCAACAGGTTCGAGCCTACGGCGTCGCCGGGGTGTCGTTGTTCTAA
- a CDS encoding protein kinase encodes MTGTPSVEPISIIGRYALHQEIAAGGMATVHLGRLLGPAGFSRTVAVKRLHAQFAKDPEFVSMFLDEARVAARIRHPNVVSTLDVVALDGELFIVMDYVEGESLARLIRAARGRGDWIPLKNSISIMTNVLYGLHGAHEAKGERGEPLGIVHRDISPQNILVDIDGNARVVDFGVAKAVGRLQTTRDGQLKGKLSYMAPEQLRGDAVDRRTDVFAASIVLWELLTGKRLFQSENEGATFGKVMNAEVSAPSSVDPKIPPDLDALVLRGLAKNPDDRYATALDMAEELEKLARERPTQRELGGWVRELAAESLARRADQVRELESHSAVEGLLGVAEARALSSPNLEVPSAPAVAPTVLMPQAPPIPAEEASGNSNLSSISMTRGPTLPPQLASRRNLMLGLGAVAGLLAFLVMIVGFVAIRRASSRPDEGPSVEALPTPASTPTKIEPREPTPIESPSPPPSAIATAEENPAAPELAKPKADPSVAVAKPTPAATKPSLTKPSTPTTKPQATPKVGCNPPYTLDKDGTRIPKPECL; translated from the coding sequence GTGACGGGCACCCCCAGCGTCGAGCCGATCAGCATCATCGGGCGTTATGCGCTCCACCAGGAGATCGCTGCGGGCGGCATGGCGACGGTGCACCTCGGGCGCCTGCTCGGGCCGGCGGGTTTCTCCCGAACCGTGGCGGTGAAGCGACTGCACGCGCAGTTCGCCAAAGATCCCGAGTTCGTCAGCATGTTCCTCGACGAAGCCCGGGTCGCCGCACGCATTCGCCATCCGAACGTCGTGTCGACCCTCGACGTCGTGGCCCTCGACGGTGAGCTCTTCATCGTCATGGACTACGTCGAAGGTGAGTCGCTCGCGCGTCTGATCCGCGCGGCCCGCGGGCGCGGCGATTGGATCCCGCTCAAGAACTCGATCTCGATCATGACCAACGTGCTCTACGGCCTACACGGCGCGCACGAAGCGAAGGGGGAGCGCGGCGAGCCGCTCGGGATCGTTCACCGGGACATTTCGCCGCAAAACATCCTCGTCGACATCGACGGCAACGCGCGCGTCGTGGACTTCGGCGTTGCCAAGGCGGTGGGGCGCCTGCAGACCACGCGGGACGGACAGCTCAAGGGCAAACTCTCGTACATGGCGCCGGAGCAGCTACGGGGCGACGCCGTCGATCGCCGCACGGACGTGTTCGCGGCGAGCATCGTGCTCTGGGAGCTGTTGACCGGCAAACGCTTGTTTCAATCCGAGAACGAGGGCGCAACCTTTGGCAAGGTCATGAACGCCGAGGTCAGCGCGCCGAGCAGCGTCGATCCGAAGATCCCCCCGGATCTCGATGCGTTGGTGCTGCGTGGCCTGGCCAAGAACCCCGACGACCGTTACGCGACGGCGCTCGACATGGCGGAAGAGCTCGAGAAGCTCGCGCGGGAACGCCCCACCCAGCGGGAGCTCGGCGGATGGGTGCGGGAGCTCGCTGCGGAGTCCCTGGCCCGGCGCGCCGACCAGGTACGCGAGCTGGAGAGCCATTCGGCGGTCGAAGGGCTGCTCGGAGTCGCCGAGGCGCGCGCGCTGTCGTCACCAAACCTGGAAGTTCCCTCCGCACCCGCCGTCGCCCCGACGGTGCTGATGCCGCAGGCTCCGCCAATCCCCGCCGAAGAGGCCTCGGGGAACTCGAACCTGTCGAGCATCTCGATGACGCGCGGGCCGACGCTGCCGCCGCAGCTGGCCTCGCGCAGGAACTTGATGCTTGGCCTCGGGGCGGTGGCGGGCCTGCTGGCGTTCCTCGTGATGATTGTCGGGTTCGTCGCGATCCGGCGCGCCTCGAGCCGCCCGGATGAGGGGCCGAGTGTGGAGGCGTTACCGACTCCCGCGTCTACGCCGACCAAGATCGAGCCGCGCGAGCCCACCCCAATCGAGTCACCCTCGCCACCTCCGAGCGCGATTGCGACGGCAGAGGAAAACCCCGCGGCGCCGGAGCTCGCGAAGCCCAAAGCCGACCCCAGTGTCGCCGTTGCCAAACCGACACCCGCGGCCACCAAGCCGAGTCTTACCAAACCGTCGACCCCAACGACAAAGCCCCAGGCAACGCCCAAGGTCGGCTGCAACCCGCCCTACACACTGGACAAGGACGGCACGCGCATCCCGAAGCCCGAGTGTTTGTGA
- a CDS encoding DoxX family protein has product MLDAGLLGLRLWFGLVLASVHGLGKVTDLAKFTAGVATRGVPLPSLLGPAAALSEFVGGILLALGLLTRPSALFVAVTMLVAALHIHAADPFGKKELACSYAAAALVVLVAGPGRWSLDRWLFGPR; this is encoded by the coding sequence ATGCTGGACGCCGGACTGCTCGGGCTGCGGCTTTGGTTTGGGCTGGTGCTCGCGAGCGTCCATGGACTTGGAAAAGTCACGGACCTCGCGAAGTTTACAGCGGGTGTCGCGACTCGCGGCGTTCCGCTGCCGTCGCTCTTGGGACCGGCTGCAGCGCTGAGTGAATTCGTGGGAGGGATTCTGCTCGCGCTCGGGCTGTTGACGCGCCCGTCAGCGTTGTTCGTGGCCGTCACCATGCTGGTGGCGGCGCTCCACATCCATGCGGCTGATCCGTTTGGAAAGAAGGAACTCGCCTGCTCCTACGCGGCAGCCGCGCTCGTCGTGCTCGTGGCTGGCCCGGGGCGCTGGAGTCTGGACCGGTGGCTGTTCGGTCCACGTTGA
- a CDS encoding 6-phosphofructokinase, whose translation MSVTESPIRRVGIVFAGGPAPGANAVISAATMAFRRNGREVVGFMNGYASLHEYDPATRPLVEGTDYFVFQDHHLRGLRNARGILVGTSRANPGKAVRSRQDLTDPKKNAPLGRVHRALTDLGIDALVSIGGDDTLKSANFLYEYQKGLAPDAPRVRVVHVPKTIDNDYRGIDFTFGFFTAVDFMGKELLNLRADAMATKSYFVVETMGRKTGWLAYGVAIAGEAHMVIGMEDIVGALAVEEETLDASGAVQRGVRLNLDALCDRIVDLVMTREKRGKHYGTIVLAEGLAEILPQSYLSGVPRDDHGHVSLGRIDIGKLVAELASKRFKARTGREMKLTGVQLGYESRCAAPHAFDVMLGSQLGVGAYRALVDEGLDGHMVSVSGQLDLHYVPFGDLVEADTMQTGVRYLRIGSDFHRLARQLETRIEAKS comes from the coding sequence ATGAGCGTCACCGAGTCCCCCATTCGTCGCGTTGGAATCGTGTTCGCCGGCGGGCCAGCCCCCGGCGCCAACGCCGTGATCTCGGCGGCGACGATGGCGTTTCGCCGCAACGGCCGCGAGGTGGTTGGTTTCATGAACGGCTACGCCAGCCTGCACGAGTACGACCCGGCGACACGACCGCTGGTCGAGGGCACCGACTACTTCGTGTTCCAGGATCATCACCTGAGGGGTTTGAGAAATGCCCGAGGCATCTTGGTCGGTACGTCGCGCGCGAACCCGGGCAAGGCCGTTCGCTCGCGCCAAGATCTCACCGACCCGAAGAAGAACGCCCCCTTGGGGCGGGTCCATCGGGCTCTCACCGACCTCGGCATCGACGCGCTGGTCTCGATTGGCGGAGACGACACGCTGAAGAGCGCCAACTTCCTGTACGAGTACCAGAAGGGGCTGGCTCCGGACGCGCCACGGGTGCGCGTGGTGCACGTTCCGAAGACCATCGACAACGACTATCGCGGCATCGATTTCACGTTCGGATTTTTCACCGCCGTCGACTTCATGGGCAAGGAGTTGCTCAACCTCCGCGCCGACGCCATGGCCACCAAGAGTTACTTCGTGGTCGAGACCATGGGCCGGAAGACCGGTTGGCTCGCCTACGGCGTCGCCATCGCGGGCGAGGCGCACATGGTGATCGGCATGGAAGACATAGTGGGCGCGCTCGCGGTCGAAGAGGAGACGCTAGATGCCTCCGGCGCGGTCCAGCGCGGAGTCCGGCTCAATCTGGATGCTTTGTGTGACCGCATCGTGGACCTGGTCATGACCCGGGAAAAACGTGGCAAACACTACGGCACCATCGTGCTCGCGGAGGGGCTAGCAGAGATCTTGCCGCAGAGTTACCTGTCCGGCGTTCCCCGCGACGACCACGGGCACGTCTCACTCGGGCGCATCGACATCGGCAAGCTGGTGGCGGAGCTCGCCAGCAAACGCTTCAAGGCGCGGACCGGCCGAGAAATGAAGCTGACCGGCGTGCAGCTCGGCTACGAGTCGCGCTGCGCGGCGCCCCACGCCTTCGACGTGATGCTCGGCAGTCAGCTCGGCGTCGGCGCATACCGCGCGCTGGTGGATGAGGGCCTCGACGGCCACATGGTGAGCGTGAGCGGTCAGCTGGACCTGCACTACGTGCCGTTCGGCGATCTGGTCGAAGCGGACACGATGCAGACCGGCGTGCGCTACCTGCGCATTGGCAGCGATTTTCACCGCCTCGCACGCCAGCTCGAGACGCGCATCGAAGCCAAGAGCTAG
- a CDS encoding MotA/TolQ/ExbB proton channel family protein produces MDIVRALNGLGQVGASWVLWFLLALSVAGLAVVIERAVYFAAARDDLPRLARELVALLSRGDTEQARHRLEESPSFEARIAGAALSSATAQAAEERIAKESTLVKLDLERRLVFLGTLGNNAPFVGLLGTVIGIVRAFHALGAGGGQVSAGLMAEIGEALIATAFGLIVALPAVASFNLFQRLIKTRLARADALSREVVAFLKERSVIQESGG; encoded by the coding sequence ATGGACATCGTGCGTGCACTGAACGGGCTCGGCCAAGTCGGGGCCAGCTGGGTCTTGTGGTTCTTGCTGGCGCTGAGCGTGGCGGGGCTGGCCGTGGTGATCGAGCGGGCCGTGTACTTCGCCGCCGCGCGGGACGACCTACCGCGACTTGCGCGCGAACTGGTGGCGCTCTTGTCCCGGGGCGACACGGAGCAGGCACGTCATCGATTGGAGGAATCTCCCAGCTTCGAAGCTCGCATCGCCGGCGCGGCGCTCAGCAGCGCGACCGCGCAGGCAGCCGAGGAGCGTATCGCCAAGGAGAGCACCCTCGTGAAGCTCGATCTGGAGCGCCGCCTCGTGTTCCTGGGAACCCTGGGCAACAACGCTCCGTTCGTCGGGCTGTTGGGCACCGTCATCGGAATAGTTCGGGCGTTTCACGCTCTGGGCGCCGGAGGTGGCCAGGTGTCTGCGGGTCTGATGGCGGAGATCGGCGAGGCGTTGATCGCCACGGCCTTCGGGCTGATCGTGGCGCTCCCTGCCGTTGCCAGCTTCAACCTCTTCCAGCGCCTGATCAAGACCCGCCTGGCACGCGCGGACGCGCTGTCGCGCGAGGTGGTGGCGTTTCTGAAGGAGCGCTCGGTCATACAAGAGAGCGGAGGCTGA